In Macadamia integrifolia cultivar HAES 741 chromosome 5, SCU_Mint_v3, whole genome shotgun sequence, a single window of DNA contains:
- the LOC122079632 gene encoding uncharacterized protein LOC122079632, translating to MFFVPPRSKVPTIEGFLLILFVSMDPAVPKDGNTKQKSRRRKRCICLGWILGLLLLVVVVAVILGSTVFKPKHTVTAIKSINVEGLKVSLDPAIRVDLNLSLNMDISVKNPNKAGFKYGNSSALLYYRGEVVGEAAIPPGNISPEGTAEMNTTVTILADRLLFDSKFYSDVLSDTGLSSDLWIRTRSYKLDWAHSDRMFIYSLGV from the exons ATGTTTTTTGTCCCTCCAAGATCCAAAGTCCCAACCATCGAAGGCTTCCTCCTGATCTTATTTGTTTCCATGGACCCAGCAGTTCCGAAGGATGGAAATACGAAGCAGaagagcagaagaagaaaacgTTGTATTTGTCTGGGTTGGATATTAGGATTGCTTCTTTTGGTGGTTGTTGTTGCTGTGATTCTAGGGTCCACAGTGTTCAAACCCAAACACACAGTGACTGCGATCAAGTCTATCAACGTCGAGGGTCTCAAAGTTTCACTAGACCCTGCAATAAGAGTAGATTTGAATCTGAGCCTTAACATGGATATTTCAGTTAAGAACCCCAACAAGGCCGGTTTCAAGTACGGCAACAGTTCTGCTCTCCTGTATTACAGAGGTGAAGTCGTAGGGGAAGCGGCGATACCCCCAGGTAACATATCACCCGAGGGAACAGCTGAGATGAACACAACCGTTACCATATTGGCCGATCGGCTGCTGTTCGATTCCAAATTCTACTCCGATGTCTTATCCG ATACAGGACTCAGTTCTGACTTATGGATACGCACACGGTCATACAAATTGGATTGGGCCCATTCGGATCGGATGTTCATCTACTCCCTTGGCGTTTAA